In Arthrobacter citreus, a genomic segment contains:
- a CDS encoding Hsp20/alpha crystallin family protein, with the protein MAGLARRDRFELPEPVRKFFEGDWEVPAFPVEEYRDGATMVVKAELPNIDPDKDLDVSVSDGILHIKGERREGSEHKDKNGYRSEFRYGSFTRDIPLPAGSSQDNVTASYNDGVLEVRVPVPEVGASSTKVPISRG; encoded by the coding sequence ATGGCGGGACTGGCGCGGCGTGATCGGTTCGAACTGCCCGAACCCGTACGCAAATTCTTTGAAGGCGACTGGGAAGTCCCCGCCTTTCCGGTGGAGGAGTACCGGGACGGCGCCACCATGGTGGTGAAGGCCGAACTGCCCAATATTGATCCGGACAAGGACCTGGATGTGTCGGTCAGCGATGGCATCCTGCACATCAAGGGCGAGCGCCGGGAGGGCAGCGAGCACAAGGATAAGAACGGCTACCGCAGCGAGTTCCGCTACGGTTCCTTCACCCGCGACATTCCGCTGCCCGCAGGTTCCAGCCAGGACAACGTCACTGCGTCCTACAACGACGGCGTGCTGGAAGTCCGGGTTCCGGTGCCTGAGGTGGGGGCTTCATCCACGAAGGTGCCGATTTCCCGGGGATGA
- a CDS encoding MFS transporter: MSGQAPSTPAGGTGGSAGGVGTSRKYPDWVIIATLASGGVVVSLEKTAVVPLLPEYPGIFGVSSDDVSWMVTVTLLSAAVATPIVSRLADMFGKRRMLLIAMTMMVAGAFTASIGGTFFWALTGRALQGFAGAVIPVGISILRDTLPQRKIAGAVSLMSASFGIGSALGLPMAGLIYDRLGWRATFWVVGIIAAVLIIAVIVFVPESRVRTPGRFDYEGAVVLSAAMTALLLAISKGGVWGWTSDSILGLFAAAVVLLAVWFPLELRKGQPLVDLRTSARRPVLLTNAATVLVGFSMYANMLVTTQQLQLSKESGYGFGLSVVVAGLTMIPAGLAMVAAAPLSAHITNSFGAKTTMVVGCAVMAGGYFSRVLLVHTVTGIIIGAVIVSIGTAIAMAAMPTLIMSNVPLTDTAAANGVNTLLRSLGTSTCSAAVASILASITITVGGEAFPDVDAFRAIFSLACFAALTATGISCLIPRAPRREATHPELHASPGERQPSPADARREIMVTGTMLAGDSGAPVPGGVVTVLDHGGEPVDWDRADDGGRYAVVLPGDGRYVLVATQHQWRPVSEVLAFPGVASSHDIRFSNRLTLTGQVTHNGHPVAGALVILVQPAGENPGAAGSDSGGYYELPLPRPGTYILTVVEPDGVTTHTRRVTLPAPNTVIDVELGGPPTTGLRI, from the coding sequence ATGAGCGGCCAGGCCCCCAGCACCCCGGCTGGCGGAACCGGCGGTTCCGCCGGCGGGGTGGGAACGTCCCGGAAGTACCCCGACTGGGTCATCATCGCCACACTGGCCAGCGGCGGCGTCGTCGTCTCCCTGGAGAAAACGGCGGTGGTCCCCCTGCTGCCCGAGTATCCCGGGATTTTCGGCGTCAGCTCCGACGACGTGTCCTGGATGGTGACGGTGACGCTGCTCAGTGCAGCCGTCGCGACACCGATCGTCTCCCGGCTGGCCGATATGTTCGGCAAGCGCCGGATGCTGCTGATTGCCATGACCATGATGGTGGCGGGCGCGTTTACCGCATCCATTGGCGGCACGTTCTTCTGGGCGCTGACGGGGCGGGCACTGCAGGGATTTGCCGGAGCCGTGATTCCAGTGGGCATCAGCATCCTGCGGGACACGCTGCCGCAGCGCAAGATTGCGGGTGCTGTTTCGCTGATGAGCGCCAGTTTCGGCATTGGCAGTGCCCTGGGCCTGCCCATGGCGGGCCTGATCTATGACCGGCTGGGCTGGAGGGCCACCTTCTGGGTGGTGGGGATCATTGCTGCTGTGCTGATCATTGCCGTGATCGTGTTTGTTCCCGAGTCCCGGGTGCGCACGCCGGGACGGTTCGACTACGAAGGCGCCGTGGTGCTTTCCGCCGCCATGACCGCCCTGCTTCTGGCCATCAGCAAGGGCGGAGTCTGGGGCTGGACCAGCGATTCAATCCTTGGCCTCTTTGCCGCCGCCGTCGTTCTTCTCGCTGTGTGGTTTCCGCTGGAGCTGCGCAAGGGACAGCCCCTGGTGGACCTGCGTACGTCGGCGCGGCGCCCGGTGCTCCTGACCAACGCCGCCACCGTCCTGGTGGGGTTTTCCATGTACGCGAACATGCTGGTCACCACTCAGCAGCTGCAGCTGTCCAAGGAATCCGGGTATGGCTTCGGCCTGAGCGTCGTGGTCGCCGGCCTGACCATGATCCCAGCCGGCCTGGCCATGGTCGCGGCGGCACCGCTCTCGGCGCACATCACCAATTCCTTCGGCGCGAAGACCACCATGGTGGTGGGCTGCGCGGTGATGGCCGGCGGCTATTTCTCCCGGGTCCTGCTGGTCCACACAGTCACCGGGATCATCATCGGCGCCGTCATCGTGTCCATCGGCACCGCCATTGCCATGGCGGCGATGCCCACACTCATCATGAGCAACGTCCCACTCACCGACACCGCCGCCGCGAACGGCGTCAACACACTGCTGCGCTCGCTGGGCACGTCCACCTGCAGCGCCGCAGTGGCCAGCATCCTGGCCTCCATAACCATCACGGTCGGGGGAGAGGCCTTCCCTGACGTGGACGCCTTCCGTGCCATCTTCTCCCTGGCCTGTTTCGCAGCCCTGACCGCCACCGGAATCTCCTGCCTCATTCCCCGTGCCCCGCGGCGGGAGGCCACCCATCCGGAACTGCATGCCTCGCCCGGGGAGCGCCAGCCTTCTCCGGCGGATGCCCGGCGCGAGATCATGGTCACCGGGACCATGCTGGCCGGGGACAGCGGCGCACCGGTGCCGGGAGGCGTGGTCACGGTGCTGGACCACGGCGGCGAGCCCGTGGACTGGGACCGGGCCGACGACGGCGGGCGCTACGCCGTCGTCCTGCCCGGAGACGGACGTTACGTGCTGGTGGCGACCCAGCACCAATGGCGCCCGGTATCCGAGGTTCTCGCCTTTCCGGGGGTGGCCAGCAGCCACGACATCCGCTTCAGCAACCGGCTGACCCTCACGGGACAGGTCACCCACAACGGTCATCCGGTGGCAGGGGCCCTGGTGATCCTGGTCCAGCCCGCGGGGGAGAACCCGGGGGCGGCCGGATCGGACAGCGGCGGATACTACGAGCTGCCGCTGCCACGCCCGGGAACGTACATCCTGACAGTGGTGGAGCCCGACGGCGTAACAACGCACACCAGGCGGGTCACCCTCCCGGCACCGAATACGGTGATCGACGTCGAACTCGGCGGGCCGCCCACAACCGGGCTGCGCATCTAG
- a CDS encoding inorganic phosphate transporter — translation MDLTLMVALVIALALFFDFTNGFHDTANAMATPIATGAIKPKNAVALAAVLNLVGAFLSTEVAKTISGGIIREGEGGIQITPVMIFAGLLGAVIWNLITWLLGLPSSSSHALFGGLIGAAIIGAGFGSVDYSVLLSKVILPAFIAPAIALSVAYLATRLAYSITRRHDQESGDKLPRKRGGFRYAQIFSSSLVALAHGTNDAQKTMGVITLVLISAGSQAVGTGPVFWVVAACAIAIAAGTYAGGWRIIRTMGTGLTDVKPAQGFAAETSTAAAILTSTHLGMALSTTQVASGSVIGSGLGRKGAEVRWGTARRIAGGWLLTLPAAAVMGAAAALLASTGPVGVTIDGILGLAIILFIFLWSRRNRVGHDNAVSNIDNAGGAVKINKRKSRSQGRAAAARNTKVKETSK, via the coding sequence GTGGACCTCACCCTCATGGTGGCGCTGGTGATTGCGCTCGCATTATTCTTCGACTTCACCAACGGTTTTCACGACACCGCCAACGCAATGGCAACCCCCATTGCCACCGGCGCCATCAAGCCGAAGAACGCTGTGGCGCTGGCCGCAGTGCTGAACCTGGTGGGCGCTTTCCTGTCCACTGAAGTGGCCAAGACCATTTCCGGCGGAATTATCAGGGAAGGTGAGGGCGGCATCCAGATCACTCCGGTCATGATCTTTGCCGGTCTGCTGGGTGCGGTGATCTGGAATCTGATCACCTGGCTGCTTGGCCTGCCCAGCAGCTCTTCGCATGCCCTGTTCGGCGGCCTGATCGGCGCCGCAATCATCGGCGCCGGCTTCGGATCCGTGGACTACTCCGTGCTGCTGTCGAAGGTGATCCTGCCGGCGTTCATCGCTCCGGCCATAGCCCTGTCCGTGGCCTACCTGGCCACCCGCCTGGCGTACTCCATCACCCGCCGGCACGATCAGGAATCGGGAGACAAGCTGCCCCGCAAGCGCGGCGGCTTCCGCTACGCGCAGATCTTCTCCTCGTCGCTGGTGGCCCTGGCGCACGGCACCAACGACGCCCAGAAGACCATGGGTGTTATCACCCTGGTACTCATTTCCGCCGGCTCGCAGGCTGTGGGAACCGGGCCGGTGTTCTGGGTTGTCGCTGCCTGTGCGATCGCGATTGCGGCCGGCACCTATGCCGGCGGCTGGCGCATCATCCGCACCATGGGCACCGGCCTGACGGACGTCAAGCCTGCCCAGGGCTTCGCCGCTGAGACCAGCACCGCCGCGGCCATCCTGACCTCGACGCATCTCGGCATGGCCCTGTCCACCACGCAGGTTGCCTCGGGATCGGTCATCGGTTCCGGGCTGGGCCGCAAGGGAGCCGAAGTCCGCTGGGGAACTGCACGCCGGATCGCCGGAGGCTGGCTGCTGACCCTGCCCGCCGCCGCCGTCATGGGTGCCGCTGCCGCCCTCCTCGCGAGCACCGGCCCGGTGGGCGTCACGATTGACGGCATCCTGGGCCTGGCCATCATCCTGTTCATCTTCCTGTGGTCCCGCCGTAACCGTGTGGGCCACGACAACGCCGTAAGCAACATCGACAACGCCGGTGGAGCCGTCAAGATCAACAAGCGCAAATCCCGTTCACAGGGACGCGCCGCCGCCGCCCGCAACACCAAGGTCAAGGAAACGTCCAAATGA
- a CDS encoding histidine phosphatase family protein — MPRNLFLVRHGQSEANVMQRASKAGDPSLYTEETTTVPDRSWRLTELGVQQAKVAGEWIAGLGIGFDRALVSTYTRARETAAHLALDVRWEENRVIRERSWGEIGSMSKQDFARKYSQNAAYRDNDPLYWAPPAGESIANVAENRVRNILSTLHRENARDNVLMVTHGEFMWATRLVLERWSDEEFLDRDADREQMIHNCTVLQYSSTDPDSRNNVRDKLSWVRRCWPVLIDGEWTMFVGGWEEFDRTYYTGRDLLDKVESNRHFLQGSFGS, encoded by the coding sequence ATGCCCCGGAATCTGTTCCTTGTCCGGCACGGACAGAGCGAAGCGAACGTCATGCAGCGGGCTTCGAAGGCCGGTGATCCGAGCCTCTACACCGAAGAAACGACGACGGTCCCGGACCGCTCCTGGCGTCTGACCGAACTTGGGGTGCAGCAGGCCAAGGTTGCGGGCGAGTGGATCGCCGGGCTGGGAATCGGGTTCGACCGCGCCCTTGTCTCCACCTACACCCGGGCGCGTGAAACTGCGGCGCACCTCGCCCTTGATGTCCGGTGGGAAGAAAACCGGGTGATCCGCGAGCGTTCCTGGGGTGAAATCGGGTCAATGTCGAAGCAGGATTTCGCGCGGAAGTACTCGCAGAATGCTGCCTACCGCGACAACGACCCGCTGTACTGGGCTCCGCCGGCCGGTGAATCCATCGCCAATGTCGCTGAGAACCGGGTCCGGAACATCCTGAGCACCCTGCACCGCGAAAACGCCCGCGACAACGTCCTCATGGTGACCCACGGTGAATTCATGTGGGCGACGCGGCTCGTACTGGAACGCTGGAGCGACGAAGAGTTCCTGGACCGTGACGCCGACAGGGAGCAGATGATCCACAACTGCACCGTCCTGCAATACTCCAGCACCGATCCGGACAGCCGGAACAACGTCCGGGACAAGCTCAGCTGGGTCCGCCGCTGCTGGCCCGTCCTGATCGACGGGGAGTGGACAATGTTTGTTGGCGGGTGGGAAGAGTTTGACCGCACCTACTACACCGGCAGGGACCTCCTGGACAAGGTTGAATCCAACCGGCATTTCCTGCAGGGATCGTTCGGCAGCTGA